TGGCAACGCAGGCGCTGGAGCGCGGCATCGAGGTCGTTCTCGATCGCTCGCTGTCCTGGAGCCAGTTCACCCATCTCACGCCGCTCTTCAGCGATCCCGCCATCACCGAGCAGGTCCTGACCGTCGGTTCGTTCTCGCACGCCTGGGACATGGCCGGATGGCGGGCCGGGTTCTTCACGACGCCAGTCACGCACCGCGCCAGGATGCAGGGGCTGAAGCTGGCGATGTCGATCTGCACCAGCACCGCATCGCAGTACGCCGCGCTGGCCGCGCTGGAGGGTCCGGATGACTGGCTAATCGCGCGACGCACGCAGATGGCGGAGCGACGCGATGAGGTTATCGGCCTGCTCAACGACGCCGGTATCCCGACCACGACTCCGTCTGCCTGGCCACCGCTGCTGCTCGATACGCGACTGATCCAGCCGAACGACGAGCAGGCCGCCGCCATGATCCGGGACGCGTCCGGCGTCATCGTTGAGCCTGCGTCCCACTGGGGCCCCGCCTATCGTGGGCGGTGTCGTCTACGTCTCGACGTCGGTGTCGAGACGCTTCGCGAGGGGATCGCGCGGTTGGCGGCGTTCCACA
This Thermomicrobiales bacterium DNA region includes the following protein-coding sequences:
- a CDS encoding aminotransferase class I/II-fold pyridoxal phosphate-dependent enzyme — protein: MHDLQRDDIARRIAARASVAIEPDASPELAGSIDLTAATHEDGPPAHVRAAAIDALERGETHYTDRQGILPLREALAARTAAEGFPADPGGIVVTNGGSEALYIILQSLVTPGDSVFVVGGTSPNVAHMIAFMGGEIVWIESGADLPESPNARLLLVSDPSPADGTLAADGAVERLATQALERGIEVVLDRSLSWSQFTHLTPLFSDPAITEQVLTVGSFSHAWDMAGWRAGFFTTPVTHRARMQGLKLAMSICTSTASQYAALAALEGPDDWLIARRTQMAERRDEVIGLLNDAGIPTTTPSAWPPLLLDTRLIQPNDEQAAAMIRDASGVIVEPASHWGPAYRGRCRLRLDVGVETLREGIARLAAFHNSCG